The Cryptococcus deuterogattii R265 chromosome 3, complete sequence genome has a segment encoding these proteins:
- a CDS encoding WSC domain-containing protein → MSFQQIFSLLATLTVPVNAYFILSHPILETTRLDPIVSPGEISSHVHAIVGGNNFDKTMTYQSTQEGTCTTASITVDKSNYWTPQLYYYNPTDESYEMIPVSYVNTYYLPRYSSGETTVQAFPDGLRMISGDPFRRDYVDGDPDSAAITYVCLDYDNDHSGDADWAERNSFFDHNCPNGMRAQIFFRSCWDGVNLDSDDHKSHMAWPSGGVDGGDCPSTHPVRLVSLFYEFIYNVQDFPFNGAGNTTWVFATGDTTGYSMHGDFVNGWPSLANGGNVLQEALDQCNQDNGVGGELNNCPPFVPYIDSASASACKPLNLRVDEDIGDGHFINKLPGDNPLWIGNGTKPTYANYSDEGIGFTDFKSVIPDGYTEVGCIAESTTGRALTGSHFTASNMTRGICVSFCEANGYPLAGIEYGDECYCDFEMRNGASNTTLLASENCNLACSANSNENCGGFSTLTLFNNPSLYSTFTYPAGWTSYGCMTEATNARALGMYSFTSSSMTPQLCMNTCQTEGYIYSGTEYSTECYCANSFSAGSVAADESSCSMACGGDKLQTCGGSNRLTTFKFDINTASSSSSITASAIQTSLQDKAATTLTVSAVSSTSSTSSTTLNTISGASPSTYSYSASFATSLISASTSSSTSSSLVTTAPSASAISSQYLGCYSDYTPRHLNGTSYTSTTSMTNEACVSFCKSKGYAFAGTEYAQECHCGNYLNTSVKRDESRCISPCTGDAREMCGYGGLLNVYDTGLGNGIYMAGQYFKRSFSAKFKL, encoded by the exons ATGTCGTTCCAGcaaatcttctctcttcttgcgACCTTGACAGTACCGGTTAACGCCTACTTTATCCTTTCACACCCTATACTTGAGACCACACGATTGGATCC GATTGTTTCACCTGGTGAGATCTCCAGTCATGTCCATGCTATCGTTGGAGGCAATAACTTCGACAAGACCATGACATATCAGTCTACTCAAGAAGGTACCTGTACCACGGCTTC TATCACCGTCGACAAATCCAATTATTGGACTCCCCAGCTGTACTACTACAACCCTACCGATGAGTCTTACGAGATGATTCCGGTCTCATACGTAAACACATACTACTTGCCACGCTATTCTTCAGGCGAAACTACTGTCCAAGCCTTCCCCGATGGCCTCCGTATGATCTCTGGTGATCCTTTCCGACGAGACTACGTTGATGGGGATCCAGACTCTGCCGCTATCACATATGTTTGTCTCGATTACGACAATGATCATTCCGGGGACGCCGACTGGGCTGAGCGTAACAGCTTCTTCGATCATAACTGTCCCAACGGTATGAGGGCTCAGATATTCTTCCGCTCTTGTTGGGATGGTGTTAACCTCGATTCTGATGATCACAAGTCCCATATGGCTTGGCCTAGTGGTGGCGTCGATGGGGGCGACTGTCCTTCTACCCATCCTGTTCGGCTCGTGTCTCTATTCTACGAGTTTATCTACAACGTCCAAGATTTCCCTTTCAATGGCGCTGGCAATACCACTTGGGTTTTCGCGACTGGCGACACTACTGGTTACTCTATGCACGGCGACTTCGTCAACGGTTGGCCTTCGCTTGCGAATGGTGGCAATGTCCTGCAGGAAGCCCTCGATCAGTGCAACCAGGACAATGGCGTAGGTGGTGAGCTCAATAATTGTCCTCCTTTCGTCCCTTACATCGATtccgcctctgcctctgcctgCAAGCCTCTCAATCTTCGAGTTGACGAGGATATTGGTGACGGTCACTTTATTAACAAGCTTCCTGGCGATAATCCACTTTGGATTGGAAACGGCACCAAACCTACTTACGCCAATTACAGTGATGAAGGTATTGGGTTCACCGACTTCAAGTCTGTCATTCCTGATGGGTATACCGAGGTCGGATGCATTGCGGAGAGCACGACTGGCCGCGCTCTCACCGGCTCTCACTTCACTGCGAGTAATATGACCAGGGGTATTTGTGTTTCCTTTTGTGAGGCGAACGGTTACCCTTTGGCTGG AATTGAATACGGGGACGAGTGCTACT GTGATTTTGAGATGAGGAACGGAGCCTCCAATACGACCCTCCTTGCGTCTGAGAATTGCAACTTGGCTTGCTCGGCGAATAGTAATGAAAATTGTGGTGGTTTTTCAACACTCACCCTTTTCAACAACCCTTCTCTGTATTCTACTTTTACCTATCCTGCGGGCTGGACCTCCTACGGGTGCATGACTGAAGCTACCAATGCTCGGGCGCTCGGCATGTActctttcacctcttcttcaatgaCGCCTCAATTGTGTATGAATACTTGCCAAACCGAGGGTTACATATATTCAGG AACTGAATACAGCACTGAATGCTATTGTGCAAATTCTTTCAGTGCTGGTAGTGTCGCTGCAGACGAATCAAGCTGTAGCATGGCTTGCGGTG GGGACAAGCTTCAGACTTGTGGCGGCAGCAACCGACTCACAACCTTCAAGTTTGACATTAACACTGCTTCAAGCAGCTCAAGCATCACAGCTTCTGCTATTCAAACGTCTCTTCAGGACAAAGCCGCTACCACCTTGACTGTTTCAGCCGTTTCTTCTACTTCTAGTACGTCTTCTACCACGCTCAATACCATCTCTGgagcttctccttctacCTACTCCTACTCTGCATCTTTTGCGACTTCCCTCATCTCGGCAtccacctcatcttccacctccagcAGTTTAGTGACAACAGCTCCATCGGCATCTGCGATTTCTTCTCAGTATCTCGGTTGTTACTCCGACTATACGCCGCGTCACTTGAACGGTACCTCCTACACATCCACTACCAGCATGACAAATGAAGCTTGCGTGTCCTTCTGCAAAAGCAAAGGCTATGCTTTCGCTGGTACAGAGTATGCCCAGGAGTGTCATTGTGGTAACTATCTCAACACTTCCGTGAAGCGGGATGAGAGCAGGTGTATCAGCCCCTGTACGGGTGACGCGCGCGAGATGTGCGGATATGGCGGCTTATTAAATGTCTATGACACTGGCTTGGGTAACGGAATCTACATGGCCGGTCAGTACTTCAAGCGATCTTTTTCTGCCAAGTTCAAATTATAA
- a CDS encoding charged multivesicular body protein 1, giving the protein MSNLEKSLFQLKFTAKSLQRQAKKATKDEAAEKNKLKQALAKGNTDGARIYAQNAIRKKNEGLNLLRLSSRIDAVASRVETAVTMRSVTNSMGSVVKGMDKAMESMNLERISLVMDKFESQFADLDVQTSYMESTMSDTTAMATPQDQVDSLMQQVADEAGLEIQHGLGEAKVPAKEPTLGEATKEEDSNLAERLRALRPAT; this is encoded by the exons ATGAGCAATCTGGAAA aatctctcttccagcttAAA TTCACAGCGAAGTCCCTCCAGAGGCAGGCGAAAAAGGCCACTAAGGATGAAGCGGCCGAAAAAAACAAACTGAAGCAG GCCCTGGCCAAAGGCAACACTGACGGTGCCCGGATTTATGCCCAGAACGCCATCCGCAAAAAGAATGAGGGGCTCAACCTTCTGCGCCTCTCTTCCAGGATCGATGCTGTTGCCAGTAGAGTAGAGACGGCGGTAACCATGCGATCGGTCACCAACAGTATGGGGAGCGTGGTTAAAGGGATGGATAAGGCGATGGAGAGTATGAACCTTGAACGG ATATCACTGGTCATGGATAAATTCGAGTCCCAATTCGCCGATCTGGACGTCCAGACTTCTTACATGGAATCAACTATGTCGGACACTACAGCCATGGCGACTCCTCAAGATCAAGTAGATAGCCTTATGCAGCAAGTGGCGGATGAAGCGGGACTGGAAATTCAACACGGATTAGGAGAAGCCAAGGTGCCGGCAAAGGAGCCCACACTTGGAGAGGCGACCAAAGAGGAGGACAGCAACCTAGCCGAAAGGCTAAGGGCGTTGAGG CCCGCGACATGA
- a CDS encoding adaptin ear-binding coat-associated protein 2 → MDSLTDEIEAVLFVAREVMVYQIPPRTTTAGYKAAEWNVESFLWKGRMRVLDVGSRSEIRLEDPNTGELFAQVNYTSPWNQVEPVLDSSRYFVLRVEGEGGKRAYIGMGFAERGESFDFQVALQSITKRSQNISSASNPSEPPKPTAPPKDYSLKDGQTFTIKIPGREGKRPSPSQTPSSGNSSSSGGLFSLPPPPPPGRRG, encoded by the exons ATGGACTCTCTAACTGATGAGATAGAAGCCGTTCTCTTCGTAGCTCGAGAGGTCATGG TCTACCAGATTCCTCCGCGAACGACCACAGCCGGGTATAAAGCTGCTGAATGGAATGTCGAGTCGTTCCTATGGAAGGGACGGATGAGGGTGCTTGATGTTGGATCTCGAAGCGAGATCCGATTAGAG GATCCTAATACTGGCGAGCTTTTTGCCCAAGTAAACTATACCAGCCCCTGGAATCAGGTTGAGCCCGTACTGGATTCGTCAAGATACTTTGTGCTCAGAGTAGAAGgcgagggagggaagagggcatATATTGGGATGGGCTTTGccgaaagaggagaatcaTTTGACTTCCAA GTAGCACTGCAATCAATCACAAAACGATCCCAAAATatctcttctgcctcaAATCCATCTGAACCTCCGAAGCCCACCGCTCCCCCTAAGGACTACTCTCTCAAGGATGGGCAGACGTTCACCATCAAGATTCCAGGcagagaagggaagaggccTTCGCCTAGTCAAACCCCAAGTTCTGGTaatagcagcagcagcggcggcctcttttctctccctcctcctccaccacctggaagaaggggttgA
- a CDS encoding mitochondrial protein encodes MSHHPTPKEVDRTYHPKGYGMSPSLKRARKPFILTNVLIGGTIVAFALGVYAYSISAVQQDDFSDVEDLLPPVEERSKIRSIEDEAREQRAFQSLASVLPTSRNLPPATSTPASPSRAIPEVPFTEAAVADSKATSSWGVKRLGDVEWIRKRGWVDDKGNVLVWGAPDVDRIGRVGDAVSSKKLV; translated from the exons ATGTCCCATCACCCTACCCCCAAGGAAGTCGACCGAACATATCATCCCAAAGGCTAT GGCATGTCCCCCTCCCTCAAACGTGCTAGAAAGCCGTTCATCTTGACCAATGTCCTTATTGGAGGAACTATCGTTGCGTTTGCCTTGGGCGTTTATGCCTATTCTATCTCTGCAGTGCAACAGGATGATTTT TCTGATGTCGAGGATTTATTGCCTCCGGTTGAGGAGCGAAGCAAGATTCGATctattgaagatgaggctAGAGAACAAAGAGCCTTCCAGTCGCTCGCCTCTGTACTTCCCACCAGCCGCAATTTGCCCCCTGCTACTTCTACCCCCGCTTCCCCATCTAGAGCCATTCCCGAGGTGCCTTTCACGGAAGCGGCCGTGGCGGATTCAAAAGCCACCAGCAGCTGGGGTGTTAAGAGGCTTGGAGATGTCGAATGGATcagaaagagaggatgggttGATGATAAAGGAAATGTGCTTGTGTGGGGAGCGCCTGACGTGGACCGGATAGGAAGAGTGGGCGACGCTGTCAGTTCCAAGAAGCTGGTCTAG
- a CDS encoding oligosaccharyltransferase complex subunit epsilon — MSSKTPQPAVNSKNLQSSFDTLIDNYTSTTPVRVKLIDAFLLFILLSGVLQFAYRLLITVYPFHAFAGGFGSTVGQFVLLAGFRAQVAPGRDGEFKEVSQERAFADFCAASVILHLFAFNFLG, encoded by the exons ATGTCTTCAAAGACACCCCAGCCCGCAGTCAACTCTAAAAACCTCCAGTCATCTTTCGACACCCTCATCGACAACTACACTTCTACAACTCCAGTTCGCGTCAAACTCATCGACGCATTCTtgcttttcatccttttaTCAGGCGTCCTTCAATTTGCATACAGGCTTCTTATCACTGTGTACCCCTTCCATGCCTTCGCCGGAGG GTTCGGATCAACTGTTGGTCAATTTGTTCTTTTGGCGGGTTTCAGAGCGCAGGTTGCTCCGGGACGTGATGGAGAGTTCAAGGAGGTTTCTCAAGAACG AGCATTTGCAGACTTTTGCGCAGCATCTGTcattcttcaccttttcgCTTTCAACTTCCTGGGTTAG
- a CDS encoding nucleolin → MAKSAKSAPAATVKVDKKDKKSKKEEKPAASPAPAKAAKKDVKEKKEKKSKKAKTPTPPPESSSSESEDSEEEDSSDSESSSSEDEKPAAKTAAPVAEAMKEDSSSDESSESSSDSESESEEEPKVETKAETKKEASEESDSGSDSDSDSSEDEDEKMEETKEEAKPQANGNKRKAEEEPIAPAKKARADGGEEEATTNVFVGQLSWNVDNDWLKSEFESCGEVVSARVVFDRDSQKSRGFGYVEFADLEASAKAIEKDGSEIDGRAIRVNYATQRKPNEAAEKRAKVFNDKQSPPAETLWIGSLSFSVTEDQVYEAFGQHGDVQSVRLPTDRDTGAPKGFGYVQFSSVEDATAALKAMNGAEIAGRAIRVDFAPPKQDNGERGGFGGGRGGGGFGGRGGGRGGGRGRGGFDRGGRGGGRGRGGPPRGGARTGGIVKPEGQKVTFD, encoded by the exons ATGGCCAAATCAGCCAAAtctgctcctgctgccACTGTCAAGGTTgacaagaaggacaagaaaagcaagaaggaagagaagccCGCTGCTTCCCCCGCTCCTGCCAAGGCCGCTAAG AAGGATgtgaaggaaaagaaggaaaagaagtccAAGAAGGCTAAGACCCCCACACCCCCTCCTGAGAGCTCCAGCTCTGAGTCTGAAGACtccgaggaggaggactCTTCTGACTCtgaatcatcttcctccgaAGACGAAAAGCCTGCTGCTAAGACTGCTGCCCCCGTTGCCGAG GCTATGAAGGaagactcttcttctgatgaATCCTCTGAGTCTTCCTCTGACTCTGAGTCTGAGTCCGAGGAGGAGCCCAAGGTTGAGACCAAGGCTGAGACCAAAAAGGAGGCTAGCGAAGAA TCTGACTCTGGTTCTGACTCTGACTCCGACTCTTctgaggatgaggacgaaaagatggaggagaccaaggaagaggctaAACCCCAGGCCAACG GTAACAAGCgaaaggccgaggaagaGCCCATTGCCCCTGCAAAGAAGGCCAGGGCCGATggcggtgaagaggaagccACTACCAACGTTTTCGTTGGCCAGCTCTCTTGGAACGTTGACAACGACTGGCTCAAGTCCGAGTTCGAGTCTTGTGGTGAGGTTGTTTCTGCCCGAGTTGTCTTCGACCGTGACTCCCAAAAGTCTCGTGGTTTCGGCTACGTGGAATTCGCCGACCTTGAGGCCTCTGCCAAGGCGATTGAGAAGGACGGTTCTGAGATTGACGGCCGTGCGATCCGTGTCAACTACGCCACTCAACGAAAGCCCAACGAGGCCGCTGAGAAGCGTGCTAAGGTCTTCAACGACAAGCAATCCCCTCCCGCTGAGACCCTTTGGATTGgttccctttccttctctgtCACCGAGGACCAGGTCTACGAGGCCTTCGGCCAACATGGTGACGTCCAGAGCGTTAGGCTCCCGACAGACAGGGACACTGGCGCCCCCAAAGGTTTTGGTTACGTCCAATTCTCTTCCGTTGAAGACGCCACCGCTGCTCTCAAGGCTATGAACGGTGCCGAGATCGCTGGTCGTGCCATTAGGGTCGACTTCGCTCCTCCTAAGCAGGACAACGGTGAGAGGGGTGGTTTCGGTGGCGGTCGTGGTGGCGGTGGCTTCGGTGGCCGAGGTGGTGGCCGAGGCGGCGGTAGGGGACGAGGTGGTTTCGACAGGGGTGGCAGGGGCGGTGGTCGTGGCCGCGGTGGTCCCCCTCGAGG TGGTGCCCGAACCGGCGGTATTGTCAAGCCTGAGGGCCAGAAGGTTACTTTCGACTAG
- a CDS encoding uncharacterized protein (genome sequence mistake), with product MPIHTIASAFGDISTSQLIAGAATFAVIFWLKLWSGGKKCTWERDWAGKMILVVAPPTPTIITLIDQLLHLPSPPQILFLPPIPSPLPQDLLTILHIVRLSASRNPLAQLHCESLPRTPEAVRDFTKKWATAPTGTTGADGRRIDAIVLGEGWEVRPMEPKVEGKWSVHEYQYHLLTALLPYLLRAPKERSIRIVSLVSPAWTSAIPSMAGVKPRDDIVYNTGRRSISTLLLMKHFQLILDTLAAAALGAVKPVPGADDEAEVVKKRDESVKSNVMSVSVIMPWARTEVLKAAMVETL from the exons ATGCCAATCCACACTATTGCCTCAGCATTTGGAGATATCTCCACCTCGCAATTGATTGCGGGCGCTGCGACTTTTGCTGTCATCTTCTGGCTCAAACTGTGGTCTGGAGGCAAGAAATGTACTTGGGAAAGGGATTGGGcagggaagatgattttgGTGGTT GCACCTCCGACGCCGACTATCATCACACTCATAGACCAACTATtacatcttccatcacctccacaaatcctttttcttccccccATTCCGAGTCCTCTCCCTCAAGATCTCCTGACTATCCTGCACATTGTTCGTCTTTCTGCGTCCCGTAATCCTCTCGCTCAATTACACTGCGAGAGTCTCCCTAGGACTCCAGAGGCAGTAAGGGACTTTACGAAGAAATGGGCTACAGCTCCTACAGGTACAACCGGTGcggatggaaggagaatTGATGCTATCGTCCTTGGCGAAGGCTGGGAAGTCCGCCCGATGGAACCAAAGGTCGAGGGGAAATGGAGCGTGCACGAGTACCAGTACCACTTGCTCACAGCTTTATTGCCGTACTTGTTGAGAGCTCCCAAGGAAAGAAGTATCAGGATAGTCTCTCTCGTATCCCCCGCTTGGACATCCGCGATCCCATCTATGGCTGGTGTGAAGCCCCGGGACGATATCGTATACAAtactggaagaaggagcataAGCACCctgttgttgatgaagcATTTCCAGCTTATCCTAGATACGCTTGCTGCGGCAGCTTTAGGTGCCGTCAAGCCTGTACCCGGAGCTGATGACGAGGCTGAGGTGGTCAAAAAGAGGGACGAGAGTGTAAAGAGTAACGTTATGAGCGTTAGTGTCATTATGCCTTGGGCCAGGACCGAGGTTTTGAAAGCCGCAATGGTGGAAACCCTTTGA
- a CDS encoding isocitrate dehydrogenase NAD subunit 2 mitochondrial, which translates to MFARSASKNVVSSLRSVQAPIGVRYYASAFNSSTPTSAFAGKKGADGNYTVTLIPGDGIGPEIADSVKKIFKAAQVPIVWEEVDVTPILKDGKTVIPDDAIRSIKKNTVALKGPLATPIGKGHVSLNLTLRRTFSLFANVRPCVSIKGYKTPYDNVNTVLIRENTEGEYSGIEHEIVDGVVQSIKLITREASERVARYAFHYASESGRNKVTAVHKANIMKMSDGMFLTACRDVAKEYPNIAYDEDLLDRVCLRIASDPSPFADRVMVMPNLYGDILSDLSAGLIGGLGLTPSGNIGKDASIFEAVHGSAPDIEGKGLANPTALLLSSLMMLRHMGLNELADKIEKAALSTIAEGKAITRDLGGKAGTKEYTDAILSKL; encoded by the exons ATGTTCGCCCGATCAGCCTCTAAGAACgtcgtctcttctctccgctCCGTCCAG GCCCCTATCGGTGTGAGGTACTATGCCTCCGCCTTTAACTCTTCTACCCCCACTTCTGCCTTCGCTGGCAAGAAGGGTGCCGAC GGCAACTACACCGTCACCCTCATCCCCGGTGATGGTATTGGCCCTGAGATTGCCGACAGTGTCAAGAAAATCTTTAAGGCCGCCCAG GTTCCCATTGTctgggaagaggttgacGTGACGCCTATTCTTAAGGACGGTAAGACCGTCATCCCTGACGATGCCATCAGGAgtatcaagaagaacacTGTTGCTCTCAAGGGTCCTCTCGCTACTCCTA TCGGCAAGGGTCACGTTTCTCTTAACCTTACACTTCGACGaaccttctctctcttcgccAACGTACGACCTTGTGTTTCAATTAAGGGTTACAAGACCCCTTACGACAATGTCAACACTGTTTTGATAAGGGAGAACACCGAAGGAGAGTACTCTGGTATCGAGCACGAA ATTGTCGATGGCGTCGTTCAGTCTATTAAACTTATCACTCGAGAGGCCTCTGAAC GCGTCGCCCGATACGCCTTCCACTACGCTTCTGAGAGCGGCAGGAACAAGGTTACTGCCGTCCACAAGGCTAACATCAT GAAAATGTCCGACGGGATGTTCCTTACCGCCTGTAGGGACGTTGCCAAGGAGTACCCTAACATCGCTTACGACGAGGATCTCCTCGACCGAGTTTGCTTGAGG ATTGCTTCTGACCCCTCTCCTTTCGCTGACCGAGTTATGGTCATGCCTAACTT GTACGGTGACATTCTTTCCGATTTGTCTGCTGGTCTTATCGGTGGACTTGGTCTTACTCCCTCTGGTAACATCGGCAAG GACGCCTCCATCTTCGAGGCCGTTCACGGTTCTGCTCCTGACATTGAGGGCAAGGGCCTTGCCAACCCCACtgctctccttctctcctcattGATGATGCTCCG ACACATGGGTCTTAATGAGCTCGCCGACAAGATCGAGAAGGCCGCTCTTTCT ACAATTGCTGAGGGCAAGGCTATCACCCGAGACCTCGGTGGTAAGGCCGGTACCAAGGAGTACACTGATGCTATCCTCTCCAAGCTTTAA